One window of Candidatus Binataceae bacterium genomic DNA carries:
- a CDS encoding DUF1326 domain-containing protein: protein MTQQVPWHISADYMESCNCDFGCPCNFSGLPSGGRCEALVGYHIRQGNYGDVNLGGVDFIQTESWPRAIHEGNGTGGVYISDRASVEQRSAIVEIAYGRAGGDGPFAIFAATWRQVLEPQFVPIEMSVDGKRSRFSVPGVLEVHLTPHLDSVSGKEQEKFRYFYRMALYGKRRRR, encoded by the coding sequence ATGACTCAGCAGGTCCCCTGGCATATTTCGGCCGACTACATGGAGTCATGCAATTGTGATTTCGGGTGCCCATGCAATTTCAGCGGTTTGCCATCCGGTGGGCGCTGCGAGGCGCTGGTCGGATATCACATCCGCCAGGGAAACTACGGTGATGTGAACCTTGGCGGGGTCGATTTCATCCAGACGGAATCGTGGCCGCGCGCGATCCACGAAGGTAATGGAACCGGTGGCGTGTACATCAGCGACAGGGCTAGCGTCGAACAACGCTCCGCTATCGTTGAGATTGCCTACGGACGCGCTGGCGGTGATGGACCGTTCGCGATTTTCGCTGCAACCTGGCGCCAAGTCCTGGAACCGCAATTCGTTCCTATCGAGATGAGCGTGGATGGTAAGCGCAGCCGTTTCTCCGTTCCCGGTGTGCTTGAAGTCCATCTGACTCCGCATCTCGACTCGGTTTCCGGCAAGGAACAGGAGAAGTTCAGATACTTCTACCGGATGGCTTTATATGGAAAACGGCGCAGGCGGTGA